A region from the Biomphalaria glabrata chromosome 14, xgBioGlab47.1, whole genome shotgun sequence genome encodes:
- the LOC129922902 gene encoding uncharacterized protein LOC129922902 encodes MSGRHMLFKAFFVITLSLQVSSLFVTTAWLNDVAGTTATLQCNWTASADETPTTLFFSPTNTTFPFYFTCGVNSDPPYICNRSESTLDRQSTISSLPGSVSMVIMNTQCSDEETSYFCLVTNSNKPPAVSQSQLTVKVPPTSPTLSNLHLNVTEYSNITATCTAVVGYPNAGRIIWRVYQNEEIVDLPFKTVNTVDNVPQPGDDKCTVRIQSSVALNVDRYDQNISLACFVTNPDFKPTAPKTCTNPEADLCAQTDSLIVTCKYF; translated from the exons ATGTCAGGACGTCATATGCTTTTCAAAGCCTTTTTCGTGA TAACGTTAAGTCTGCAAGTGAGTTCTCTTTTCGTGACAACAGCCTGGTTGAATGATGTCGCGGGGACGACTGCAACATTACAATGTAACTGGACTGCCTCGGCTGATGAGACACCAACCACACTATTCTTTTCACCAACCAACACTACATtccctttttattttacttgtggTGTTAATAGTGACCCACCGTACATATGTAATAGAAGTGAATCTACTCTGGATAGACAGAGTACCATTTCCTCTCTGCCAGGATCTGTTTCCATGGTGATTATGAACACGCAATGTTCAGATGAAGAGACATCCTATTTTTGTTTAGTCACCAATTCGAATAAGCCACCAGCGGTATCACAATCTCAGCTCACAGTAAAAG TTCCTCCAACATCTCCAACATTAAGTAACCTACACCTAAATGTCACAGAATACTCAAACATCACAGCCACATGTACAGCTGTTGTGGGTTATCCTAATGCTGGAAGAATCATTTGGAGAGTTTATCAGAATGAGGAGATAGTTGATCTGCCTTTCAAAACTGTGAACACTGTGGACAATG TCCCACAACCAGGAGATGACAAATGCACAGTCCGTATACAAAGTTCAGTAGCTCTAAATGTAGACAGATACGATCAGAATATTTCTCTGGCATGTTTTGTAACCAATCCAGATTTTAAACCTACAGCACCAAAGACTTGTACTAACCCAGAGGCAGATTTGTGTGCACAAACGGACAGTTTAATAGTAACTTGTAAGTATTTTTGA
- the LOC106074038 gene encoding uncharacterized protein LOC106074038: protein MSEHFMCFKIFLAGALTTIFVITGLDVRSMLKYPSNNIKGRSAILNCAWTYNANESVSALNIMKNGTVYFSCVDSSPYYPLSCRANNPTLSERFTTTVNSLGDISMNIDNLECSDESTYTCQVVLSQAAGVKQADAFLRIKSKPFFFH from the coding sequence GTGCGCTTACAACAATTTTTGTTATCACTGGCCTGGATGTTCGATCAATGCTGAAGTATCCATCTAACAACATTAAAGGGAGAAGTGCCATTCTGAACTGTGCCTGGACTTACAATGCCAATGAATCTGTCAGTGCGCTAAATATCATGAAAAATGGCACAGTCTATTTTTCATGTGTTGATTCTAGTCCCTATTATCCACTCTCGTGTAGAGCAAATAACCCAACACTTTCAGAGAGGTTCACCACAACTGTTAACAGCCTTGGGGATATTTCCATGAATATTGACAACTTAGAGTGCTCAGACGAATCAACCTACACCTGTCAAGTTGTGTTGTCTCAGGCAGCTGGAGTTAAACAAGCAGATGCCTttttaagaataaaaagtaaacctttttttttccattaa